A window of Castanea sativa cultivar Marrone di Chiusa Pesio chromosome 1, ASM4071231v1 contains these coding sequences:
- the LOC142641424 gene encoding GDSL esterase/lipase EXL3-like, producing the protein MQFLFSLSSFSSSAIVLFSLIAFVLFCNTNAVVRLPPNISVPAVIAFGDSIVDTGNNNHLKSVVKCNFAPYGNDFRGKVPTGRFGNGKVPVDLVAEELGIKELVPAYLDPHLQPQELKTGVCFASGGSGYDPLTPKIVSVLSLDDQLGMFKEYIGKLNGIVGTERTKFILANSLYLVVAGSDDIANTYFVAHARELQYDIPSYTNLMVNSASEFLNQIYALGARRIAVFSAPPIGCVPSQRTLAGGLHRGCADKYNEAAKMFNSKLNANIDSLNRNLPNSRIVYIDVYNALLDLIENPENHGFHVVGKGCCGTGDIEVAILCNPASPICKNASDHVFWDSYHPTEAAYKALISPILQRYLSSFF; encoded by the exons atgcagttcCTCTTtagtttgtcttctttttcttcttcggCTATAGTATTGTTTAGTCTCATTGCCTTTGTTCTTTTCTGCAACACCAATGCTGTTGTAAGGCTACCACCAAATATTTCGGTGCCTGCAGTTATAGCTTTTGGAGATTCAATCGTGGATACAGGCAACAACAACCATCTAAAAAGTGTAGTTAAGTGCAATTTCGCTCCGTATGGGAACGATTTTAGAGGCAAAGTTCCAACAGGTAGATTCGGCAATGGAAAGGTCCCAGTAGACCTAGTAg CTGAAGAATTGGGAATCAAAGAGCTTGTACCAGCATATTTAGATCCACACTTGCAACCTCAAGAGCTCAAGACAGGTGTATGTTTTGCTTCAGGTGGCTCAGGATATGATCCATTGACTCCCAAAATAGTG tCGGTCCTATCTTTAGATGATCAATTGGGAATGTTCAAAGAATACATAGGAAAACTTAATGGAATTGTTGGAACGGAGAGGACAAAGTTCATCTTGGCCAATAGTTTATATCTCGTGGTGGCAGGTAGTGACGACATTGCCAATACATATTTTGTTGCTCATGCACGAGAATTGCAATACGATATCCCTTCTTACACTAACCTTATGGTCAACTCTGCTTCTGAATTCTTAAAT CAAATATATGCGCTAGGGGCGCGAAGGATTGCAGTATTCAGTGCACCGCCAATAGGATGTGTGCCATCACAGCGAACTCTGGCCGGAGGATTACATAGAGGGTGCGCAGATAAGTACAATGAAGCAGCAAAGATGTTCAACTCAAAACTTAATGCTAATATAGACTCCCTTAACAGGAACCTGCCCAACAGTAGGATTGTCTATATTGATGTTTACAACGCTCTACTTGATCTCATTGAAAACCCTGAAAATCATG GCTTCCATGTTGTGGGAAAAGGGTGCTGTGGTACAGGGGATATAGAGGTAGCTATACTGTGTAATCCAGCATCTCCCATTTGTAAAAATGCGTCTGATCATGTATTTTGGGATAGTTATCATCCCACTGAAGCAGCATACAAAGCCCTTATATCTCCAATCCTCCAAAGGTACCTCAGTAGCTTCTTCTGA